The DNA window tgaagaaaaaaacataatattaataattttaaaatcattaatatataaatgttaaaaatataaataaaactattactTAACTACATACTTATTTTGTAAgtcttgaaaaaaaatattagattagagaaaaaatagaataaaaatgaaaaataaaattagagaatGAATATGAAGAATGGTGagaaataactaatattttgttattaaaataaaagttgaagtttaagatttatatacaaaaatatatatttgaaaaatataaaaaatttaaagttgaaGTATAGTGTATTTATGATGATGTTTGGAATAAAGTTTGAATAATACCAAATTAATGGatgtaaattaaattatatttgtaatgatgatgaatttaaaaagtcagacattaaactaataaaaaaattatttttaatattaatatagtcgggTATCGGTTTGAGTTTCGCACACTCCCCATTCCCGACATCGTATCCTATCGGGTACCTACTTCCCCTTTCCATGCCCAATctcgatttaaaatacccgaaatTGAGAATCGAATAACCACGAATAATAAGTATACCATTACCATTGACATCCCTATGTagacataaattattattagtacaacataaaagaagaaaagaaaacaatGATGATGTGAATGAACAGAGCGGAGCAGGTTTGTCTTTCTCTGTTGAGGGAGTGCCGCACTCTCTACAATGTCAAGCAAATTCATGCTCACGCATGTAAAACCGGCCTCACCGCCGACCCTTTCATCGCCGGAAAGTTCCTATACCATAGCGCCATCCTCATCTCCGACGCCCTTCCTTATGCCCGCcgcttcttcctcttcttcctcaACCCAGATGTCTTCATGTACAATACCCTCATCCGTGCCTTTTCTGAATCCGCCTACCCTCACATGTCTTTCATCACTTTCTCTGACTTGCATCGCAACTCGACGATTCCGCCTCCGGATAGCTTCTCCTTCGCCTTTTCTCTCAAGGCTGCTGCGAACTCGAGGTCTTTGATCTGGGGTACTCAACTCCATACTCATGCTCTCCGCCAAGGGCTCGATACCCATATCTTTGTGGGGACTACTCTGGTTAGTATGTACGCTGAATGTGGATTCGTTACCTCTGCAAGGAAGGTGTTCGACCAAATGCCTGAACTGAATGTTGTGGCATGGAATGCAATGTTGACTGCTTATGTTAGATGTAATGATTTAAATGGTGCAGTTCAAGTGTTCGAAACAATGCCTCTTAAAGACTTGACCTCACGGAATGTCATGCTATCAGGATACACAAAGGCTGGTGAGCTTGAGCTTGCAAAGAAACTGTTCATGGAGATGCCTATGAAAGATGACGTATCATGGAGCACCATCATTCTAGGGCTAGCTCATAATTATCATTTTCATGagtctattttgttttttagagAGTTACATCGAGAACAAGGGATGATAAGACCTAATCAGGTTAGTTTGACAGGAGTTCTTTCTTCATGTGCACAAGCTGGGGCTATTGAGGTTGCTAAAGTTCTTCATGGTTATATTGAGAAAGCTGGTTTACTTTGGATTTGTTCTGTGAATAATGCACTTTTGGATACATACTCAAAATGTGGTAATTTACAATCTGCTCGTTTGGTCTTTGAATTAATGCCGATTGGCGAAAAGAGCCTTGTTTCTT is part of the Impatiens glandulifera chromosome 1, dImpGla2.1, whole genome shotgun sequence genome and encodes:
- the LOC124915045 gene encoding pentatricopeptide repeat-containing protein At1g74630-like produces the protein MNRAEQVCLSLLRECRTLYNVKQIHAHACKTGLTADPFIAGKFLYHSAILISDALPYARRFFLFFLNPDVFMYNTLIRAFSESAYPHMSFITFSDLHRNSTIPPPDSFSFAFSLKAAANSRSLIWGTQLHTHALRQGLDTHIFVGTTLVSMYAECGFVTSARKVFDQMPELNVVAWNAMLTAYVRCNDLNGAVQVFETMPLKDLTSRNVMLSGYTKAGELELAKKLFMEMPMKDDVSWSTIILGLAHNYHFHESILFFRELHREQGMIRPNQVSLTGVLSSCAQAGAIEVAKVLHGYIEKAGLLWICSVNNALLDTYSKCGNLQSARLVFELMPIGEKSLVSWTCMMAGLAMHGYGEEAMKLFNEMLLSGIKPDGITFISLLYACSHSGLIKEANGYFYKMREYDIDPSVEHYGCIVDLYGRAGQLQKAYEFIIKMPIPPNAIIWRTLLGACSIHNNLELAEQVKEKLSELDPNNPDDHVSLSNVYAVAGKWNDVAEVRRSMITQRLKKNPGWSMIEVGKIVYKFVAGGGKDDDDADIRKEAYEKLGEVMMRLRVEAGYVPEVGKVLYDIEDEEKEDVLSMHSEKLAVAFGMTKLLCCKEGDAGESMIIRIIKNLRVCIDCHTMMKLISKVYGLEIVLRDRSRFHCFKNGSCSCRDYW